Proteins co-encoded in one Zootoca vivipara chromosome 3, rZooViv1.1, whole genome shotgun sequence genomic window:
- the MRPL2 gene encoding large ribosomal subunit protein uL2m, with protein sequence MAVSRLIRSFGSLLLSSSPRLPQIPAPPKPTCLAGLVHAYREINTSAVVSTNNPLWKCRIKYTTKPIGMKKTGGRDHTGRIRVHRIGGGHKQRYRMIDFRRLNYEAGQEPGFFEEKVVQVRYDPCRSADIALVAGGKRRRWIIATENMQAGDILKTSGQIGRMAVSANEGDAYPVGALPVGTLINNLESHPGKGAQYIRAAGTCGVILRKVNETVIIQLPSKRQMQVMETCMATVGRVSNVDHNKRIIGKAGRNRWLGKRPKSGLWHRKGGWAGRKIRPLPPMKSYVNIPSASAHV encoded by the exons ATGGCTGTATCTCGCTTGATCCGGAGCTTTGGGTCCCTGCTGTTGTCCTCAAGCCCTCGTCTCCCCCAG ATACCTGCACCTCCCAAGCCCACCTGCCTTGCTGGCCTTGTCCACGCATACCGTGAAATCAACACCTCTGCTGTTGTATCTACCAACAATCCACTGTGGAAATGCAGGATCAAGTATACCACAAAGCCCATCGGCATGAAAAAGACAGGAGGGCGAGACCACACAG GTCGTATCCGGGTGCATAGAATTGGAGGCGGGCATAAGCAGCGCTACCGCATGATTGATTTCCGAAGGTTGAATTATGAAGCTGGACAAGAGCCTGGTTTCTTTGAGGAGAAAGTGGTTCAGGTGCGGTATGACCCATGCAG ATCTGCAGACATAGCTCTTGTggctggagggaagagaaggaggtgGATCATTGCGACAGAAAACATGCAGGCTGGTGACATTCTCAAAACTTCAGGACAAATTGGCAGGATGGCAG TGTCGGCTAACGAAGGAGATGCCTATCCAGTTGGGGCTCTGCCAGTAGGGACCCTGATCAACAATTTAGAGAGCCATCCTGGGAAAGGAGCCCAGTATATTCGAGCAGCAG GCACCTGTGGCGTGATACTAAGGAAGGTGAACGAAACAGTCATCATCCAGTTGCCCTCCAAGAGGCAAATGCAG GTGATGGAGACCTGCATGGCAACCGTGGGCCGAGTCTCCAACGTGGACCACAACAAGCGGATCATCGGGAAGGCTGGTCGGAACCGGTGGTTAGGGAAGCGGCCCAAGAGTGGCCTGTGGCATCGCAAAGGGGGGTGGGCGGGCCGCAAGATCAGGCCCCTCCCACCCATGAAGAGCTATGTCAACATCCCATCGGCATCTGCACATGTTTGA